ACTGCTGCATCTCCACCAGTTTCTTGTTCAGCTCCATTTTCAGCTCCATATTCAGATCATTCACTTTGCCCTCCAAGCTACCTTTGTCATCTTTCAGTTCCTTCAGCTTCTTCTCCATATCAATGGCATCCAGAGTACTGGCATGATCCATCAAGTATTTCAGGCGGAAAACCTCACCCCTCAAGTACTCTGTCTCCTTAGTCAAGACAGATTCTTGACGTTTCAGATGATTCAACATGGTCTTGATGTGGTGAGCATACTCTTCGTCATACCACATAAAATAAGAGCACTGCTTCCCCTACTCAAAACAATAAACAATTCAAACAACACAAAATCAGCAACCAATTCTATTTCAACCATCTTAACAAATTCAATTACCACCATACCATTTACaaaaaacaaaaccctaaccatAAATGAAAACCATAAATCAAACTCAGCAAACACTAGACACACAATAAACAATTCGAAATCCATAAACATATCAACCAACAAACCAATTTCAACAATTTCAAGGCataattgaaaccctaaacaagCTCAAGTTacaaaaaaccctaaccctaggtcaaaaaaccctaaccctaggtCAGAAACCCTAACTCCGGCTCAGAAAACCCAGACCCTAGGTCAGAAACACGTAACCAACCAcaaaattgaaaacaacaattACCTCGCAACGGAAAAATCGACGGCCTGGATTCTTTTCAGACCAAGAAACCAACAATTTTGCCTTTTTCCCGCACTTGCAGTTGCTGTTCTCAGTAACTGGAATTACACCATCAAACGTTTCTTCCGCCATGAAAATGAACTcagagagaaaataaattcaGAGAGAAAAGATATGAGGAAATGAAAAAACTGAGAGCAAAATGAAAGAAGGAGGCAGTAAATAAGAAAGGGTTACTCAATTTAACCCTAATCCACGTGTTGTGCATTGGTCGACATCCacgtttacaattattttcCACGCTGGAAACCAATTTTGCATACAATTAAATGACATGGCTCAGTTAACGGCGAAGTTACGAGCTTAACGTCGGTTGAGATGCACGCGTGAATTTCCGTCCATTTAAGGGCCTAATAATTGCAATAATGACATGTACAGGGATCCATATAAGACAAACTTTGTCTCAGGGGCCTCCTGAACAAATCCGGTTAAGTACAGGGGCCTCCGCATGGGTTTAGCCTTAAAGGACTGTTTGACATGATTGGAAAGCCAAGGAGTGGTGCAATGTTGGAGTTTTATCTGGAGCACATGATTGATGGCAAGCAGGATCCTTCTAAGTGTGTAAAGCCAATATTAAATATAGAGCATCCTATGGAGTTTGAGTCGCCTGCGCAGTCTGAGGATCTTGCTGAGTTAGACTACCTAGAAGAGTTAGAAGAGGTTGAGCAGGTGCATGAACTTCCTGTGTTGGTAGCACTCACTGGTAATGAAGAAGTGGCTGGGTTAGGAGAGGTGAATGTCAATGAAGAAGTGGCTGAGTTAGGAGAGGTGAATGTCAATGAAGAAGTGACTGAGTTAGGAGAGGTGAATGTCAATGAAGAAGTTGCTGAGTTAGGAGAGGTGAATATTAATGAAGAACTTGCTGATATGGGAGATGTTAATATCAATGAAAAAGTTGTTGAACATGTACAAGTGCTTGAGAAAGAGGCTGAGGGACATGACCAAGTGCCTGAGAAAGAGGCTGAGCAGCATGAGCAAAGGGTTGAGGCAGATCCAGTATTTGCAGAGGTGGAGGCACATGAACAAGTCCCTGATATAGAGGCTGACCATACTGAGCAAGTGCATGTAGAAGAGCTTCCTATTCCACATGATGTAGAGGAGGAGAATGGAAGGGAGCAAACCTTTGATAATGTGTGTGTCAATGTCAGCATTATGACTGATGATGAGGAAGATGAGGAGCTGCAAAATGCAAGGCATAATGTTAGGAAATCAAAGAGACAAAATGTTAGACCAAATGTGGAAGAAGATATCATTGACAGTGCTGGTAGCAGTGAGGATAGCAGTGATGATGGCAGTGATGCTAGCTATGTGGCAGAGGAGGTGGATGAGGCAGATGATGTGCCTGGTGAAGGTGGGAAGGATGGGGATGGTACGGGTAGCGTTTATTACGATAGTGATGAGTTGGGGAGCTACTATAGCGAGAAGGAGGATGATCCAGTTTCCTGCAAACCTCCAAGAAGTGAAACTGTTAGGTATGATCCAGATTCAGCAATTCCTGTTTTCTGTGTTGGGATGATATTTAGAAATAATGAGGAGTGTAGGCATGCATTATCGAAGTACTCAGTTTTGAAGAAACTGCACGTGCACTATGTGAAGAATGACACTAAGAGGATAAGAGCAGCATGTCATCCAGGCTGCCCTTGGAAGTTTTTGGCCAGTATAGATGGGAAGACACATAATTTGATGGTCAAAACATACATTCCTGACCACAAATGCTATATCACTAATGTCAACCGAATGGCAACAAGCAAGTTTCTTGCAAAACACTTGAGGCAAAGGCTGATGGCACAGCCTTTCATTAAACTAAGAGACCTGCAGTCCTTATGTAGAGCAGAGTTGAAGCTGAAAGTTAGTTTGACTATGTGTAAGAACATTAAGATTAGATTGTATGAGGACTTGGAAACCATTACTAGGGAGGAGTACAGTTCTTTGTTTGACTATGCAGAAGAGATTAGGGTTAGCAATCCAGGGAGTACATGTATTGTCAGAGGTACAAGGGAGGATGGCACTGAGGTGAACCATTTTAAGAGGATGTACGTTTGTTTGGACGCATGTAAGAGAGGATGGCTGGCAGGCTGTAGAAGGATAATTGGCATGGATGGCTGTTTCCTAAAAGGGTTGTGCAAGGGCCAGCTGCTTTGTGCAATTGGCCGTGATGGGAACAACCAGATGTTCCCAATTGCATGGGCTGTTGTGCAAGTTGAGAACACTGACAATTGGGGCTGGTTTATAAGATTACTTGCATATGATTTGGGATTGAAGCGAGGAGAAGGATGTGTCATTATAAGTGACATGCAGAAGGTATATCACTTTGTTTAAAATGTGttacaatttaataattatgcTTCCTATTAATTTCAACTGTCTTCCATCTTAGGGTTTGGAGCTTGCTATAAGGAATCAGCTGCCACTGGTTGAGCACAGAAGGTGTGCGAGACATGTTTATGCTGCTTTGGCTAAAAGATGGAAGGGAGAGGACAGAAAACTTGGCTTCTGGACATGTGCCAAATCCACATTTGAACAGCAGCTAAGAGCAAATTTGATTAAGCTTGACCTTATGGGGAATGGCATGGTGGCAGATGT
This region of Mercurialis annua linkage group LG1-X, ddMerAnnu1.2, whole genome shotgun sequence genomic DNA includes:
- the LOC126680291 gene encoding uncharacterized protein LOC126680291; amino-acid sequence: MAEETFDGVIPVTENSNCKCGKKAKLLVSWSEKNPGRRFFRCEGKQCSYFMWYDEEYAHHIKTMLNHLKRQESVLTKETEYLRGEVFRLKYLMDHASTLDAIDMEKKLKELKDDKGSLEGKVNDLNMELKMELNKKLVEMQQYEKEIKDVKKHKEFCNYIAIVVIVLLISYVIMN